TCCGGTCATGACCGATGTCGAGTTCGTGCGCTTTAATGATGTTGCCGACCTGCGCACGAAGTTCTCCGATGAAATCTGTGGCATCTGCATTGAGCCGGTTCAGGGCGAGGGAGGCATCCATCCTGTCTCGCAGGAGTTCTTTGCTACTGCACGCGAGTTGTGCGATTCCACTGGAGCCCTGCTGTTGGCCGATGAGATTCAGAGCGGCCTGGGACGCACCGGAAAATGGTTCGCGTATCAGCACTATGGAATTCAGCCCGATGTGACCACGCTGGCCAAGCCGATTGCTGGGGGAATCCCTATGGGGGCGATGCTTTGCATGGAACGCGTCGCTTCGGCCATTACTCCAGGCATGCACGGTACTACCTTCGGTGGCGGTCCACTGGCCTGTGCTGTTGCGATTGCCGTAATCGACACCATGCGAAAGGAAAATCTGCTAGGTCATATTGAAGAGGTTGGCGGCTTCTTCCACGCCGAGCTTGAGGCCTTGAAGAAACAGCATGATTGCATCACCGAGGTACGAGGGTTGGGTTTGATGCTTGGTATCGAACTCAACTCGGCCGAACTTGCGAAACAGGTCGCTGCGCAGATGATGGAGCGGCGCATCATCATCAATCGCACGAGCGAGACAGTATTACGCTTCCTGCCTCCTTACATTCTCGAAAAGAAGCACGTGGAGATGACCATCAACGCGCTCAACGAGACCTTGAAAGCGAACACGGAACTTGCCGGCGCAACTCCGGCTGGAGAAAAGATTCATGGGTAGCAAAACACTGACGATGAGCTCGAAGCCCGAGACTTCGGGAGAAGGGACAGCTCCCCCTCGCAAGTCAACCGTAACCCTTGGCGTTCAGTCCGACACAGCTTTTACCGAAGCTGCCAAGCGGATGTGCGGACGCGATCTCTGCTCGATCGGTGACCTGACCGTGCAAGAGATGGCCGCCATCATGGAACTGGCTCACGCCGTAAAGAACCATCCGGAAGATTTTCGCCACGCCCTCGATGCCAAGCAAATGGTGATGTTCTTCGAGAAGGCCTCGCTGCGCACGCGGCTAACCTTCGAGGCCGCGATAAACACGCTGGGCGGAAACGCGATCTTTGTCGATCAGACGCATTCCCCATTGGGCGAGCGGGAGTCTCTACCCGATGTAGCGCGCAATCTGGAGCGCTGGATGAACGTGATCGTGTTGCGCACCTACTCACATGAGACCATCACGGAGATGGCGGCCTGCTCCAGGGTTCCGGTCGTCAATGCTCTCTCGGATCTTGAGCACCCCTGCCAGGCCCTTGCAGACTTCTTCACTCTCGAAGAACGCTTCGGCTCGGCCGAGGGCCTGCGATTTACTTACATCGGCGACGGCAATAATGTCTGCCATTCGCTGATGCTGGCTGGAGCGCAGCTCGGATCGCACGTCACGGTCGCCACACCAAAGGGCTTTGCGCCAAAGCTGGAGATCATCCACAAGGCCATCGAAATCGCTGAATCTACCGGCGGCAGCATTACACTGCAACACGATCCCGTAAAGGCGGCCACCGGCGCCGATGCAATCTACACCGACGTCTGCACCAGCATGGGCTTTGAGCACGAAGCCACCAAGCGCGCTCCGATTTTCCAGCCCTACCAGGTGAACGAAACCCTAATGTCGCACGCGCAGCCTGATGCAGTCTTCATGCACTGCCTTCCCGCGCATCGGAATGCCGAAGTCACCGATGCGGTGCTCGACGGCCCGCAGTCGATCGTTTTCGACCAGGCGGAGAACCGGATGCACGCGCAGAAGGCTCTTCTGCTGATGTTGCTGGGGGGAGCCAAGCGCATCTCCAGCGCACGTGGACGCGGAACTCAGGCGCGCAAACGGCCTTCATTGGTCTAACCCTGAAAAGGAAGGGGCAGGAAAAGTGAGCAAGATGTGGTCAGGACGGTTCCGTGAGCCGCTCGATCCTTTGTTTGAGTCGTGGCAGCGTTCGTTCCCTTTCGATGTGCGGTTGCTTCCCCAGGAGGTCGCCGCTTCGAAAGCCCACGCACGCGCCATCGCTGCTGCCGGAATCCTCACTGAAGACGAGCTCCTCCGGATGCTCGATGGACTCGACCGCATCCTTCCGCTCTCAATCGGGGAAGCAGCGAAGCCGGGCTCTATGGTAACGGAAGAACCCCTACCCGCGCACTTTGCAGGAATCGTTGCGATGAATCCGCAGGCCGAGGACATCCATCACTTTGTCGAGTTACAGTTGACGAAGCTCATCGGCGACCTCGCGCTCAAGCTACACACTGGCCGCAGCCGCAACGAACAGATCGCAACCGATATGCGTCTCTTTGTGCGCGATGCAATTGACCAGACTCTCGAGGGCCTGGTCGCATGGCGTGATGCCCTGGTTGAACAGGCACGAGCGGTGGGCGAGGCCGTCATGCCTTCGTACACGCACCTTCAGCGTGCAGAACCTGTCCTGATCGCGCACTGGCTTCTGGCATATGTCTCGATGCTCGAACGAGACTTCTCGCGCCTGATGGACTGCCGCAACCGGCTCAATCTCTGTCCGCTGGGGTCAGGCGCGATCGCTGGCGCCACTCTGGCCCTGGACCGCACTATCGCCGCCGAAGCTCTCGGTTTCGACGGCCCCACGCCAAACAGCATGGACGCGACCAGCGATCGTGACTTTGCGCTCGAGTTTACCCAGGCGCTCTCTGTCCTCGGTCTACATATCTCGCGGTTCGCAGAGGAGCTTACGCTGCACTCCACGGCGGAGTTCGGATTCCTCGATCTTCCGGAGCGCTTCTCTACCGGCTCGAGCGCGATGCC
This portion of the Edaphobacter sp. 4G125 genome encodes:
- a CDS encoding aspartate aminotransferase family protein; amino-acid sequence: MNLASIQAAESKLLLNTYERNPYLFVSGKGVFLEDENGEQFLDLLSGIGVSALGYGHPAIEQAITEQSQRLLHTSNLFFHQGTAELALRLTEISCMDRVFFCNSGTEAWEAALKLARAYATKARENGKRIGTKFLALEHSFHGRTMGSVATTHKEKYRLPFAPVMTDVEFVRFNDVADLRTKFSDEICGICIEPVQGEGGIHPVSQEFFATARELCDSTGALLLADEIQSGLGRTGKWFAYQHYGIQPDVTTLAKPIAGGIPMGAMLCMERVASAITPGMHGTTFGGGPLACAVAIAVIDTMRKENLLGHIEEVGGFFHAELEALKKQHDCITEVRGLGLMLGIELNSAELAKQVAAQMMERRIIINRTSETVLRFLPPYILEKKHVEMTINALNETLKANTELAGATPAGEKIHG
- the argH gene encoding argininosuccinate lyase — its product is MWSGRFREPLDPLFESWQRSFPFDVRLLPQEVAASKAHARAIAAAGILTEDELLRMLDGLDRILPLSIGEAAKPGSMVTEEPLPAHFAGIVAMNPQAEDIHHFVELQLTKLIGDLALKLHTGRSRNEQIATDMRLFVRDAIDQTLEGLVAWRDALVEQARAVGEAVMPSYTHLQRAEPVLIAHWLLAYVSMLERDFSRLMDCRNRLNLCPLGSGAIAGATLALDRTIAAEALGFDGPTPNSMDATSDRDFALEFTQALSVLGLHISRFAEELTLHSTAEFGFLDLPERFSTGSSAMPQKKNPDLTELIRGKAGRLQGAAITLATIVKGLPLAYNKDLQEGQEPVFDATDTIHGILALLPEFTRTLRFRTDVMKAAAEKGYLNAMAAATYLTHKGVPFRKAHEKIGQAVRLGLETGRELNELTLDELRVFGEEFGPDFFEAVSLEATLDCHDVSGGTARLRVRDAVEGADRQIASDKASLASKKSAKLGLESLTVV
- the argF gene encoding ornithine carbamoyltransferase, whose translation is MGSKTLTMSSKPETSGEGTAPPRKSTVTLGVQSDTAFTEAAKRMCGRDLCSIGDLTVQEMAAIMELAHAVKNHPEDFRHALDAKQMVMFFEKASLRTRLTFEAAINTLGGNAIFVDQTHSPLGERESLPDVARNLERWMNVIVLRTYSHETITEMAACSRVPVVNALSDLEHPCQALADFFTLEERFGSAEGLRFTYIGDGNNVCHSLMLAGAQLGSHVTVATPKGFAPKLEIIHKAIEIAESTGGSITLQHDPVKAATGADAIYTDVCTSMGFEHEATKRAPIFQPYQVNETLMSHAQPDAVFMHCLPAHRNAEVTDAVLDGPQSIVFDQAENRMHAQKALLLMLLGGAKRISSARGRGTQARKRPSLV